TACGATCCGCACGATCTGGGCATCCACGCTGCCATCGCCGACCCGGCCGTCACCAACAAGGGCGTCGCGCAATTCGTGCTCCCACACCTGGTGGCCAGTGTGCTCACCGACGAGCCGCAGTGCCGTCGGGTGATGTTCGACCCGGACCACCGGAACAGGACGGCGCGCCGATTCTGCGAAAGCGCCGGCTGTGTATTCCTCGGCGAGCATGACATGACGAATCGCCGGATGGCGCTGTATGCGCTGCCCCGCACGCCCGAGGATGTTCCGCAGCTGCTGGCCTCCTAGGCCGCCGCGCGAACAGTTCGGACTCGGCGGCAACGGTACGCATAGACAACAGTCCGATTGGGTACGCGGCCAGATGGACAGAAGAACGACCGCCGCTTCCCGCGGCCGGTCGCAGGGAGGAGCTTATGATGCCGGAGGTCGCGTTACATCAGGAGGGTCACCCGAAGTATCGACGGATGGTCCGCTTCGACTGGTCGGACACACCGCTGCACTGGGTGCCCGACGACCCGTTCTCGACGCACATGATCAACGTCCTGCACCTGTTGCTGCCCGAGGGCGAACGTCACTTCATCAAAGCCGTCCTGGAGGCGTCGTCGCTGGTCGATGACCCCGAATTGGAAGCGGCGATCAAGCCGTTCATCCAGCAGGAATCCTGGCATGCCTGGGCGCACCAGGTGGTGCTCGATCATCTGGCCGAGCAGGGTATCGACACCAAGCCGTACACCGACCGGCTGGGCAAGACGCTGTCGGTCTCCCTGGGCGATCCGCCGAAATTCTTTCCGCGGGCGCTGCGGCGCTGGTGGTTGTACCGACGACTGGCCGATGTCGCCGCGCTCGAGCACTTCACCGCGATCATGGGCCAGTGGGTCTTGAGCAACCGCGGGCTGGATTATGCGGACGCGGACCCGATGATGCTGGACCTGCTGCGCTGGCACGGCGCCGAAGAGGTCGAGCACCGCTCCCTCGTGTACGACGTCTACCAGCACGTCTGCGGCAGCTACGCCATCCGGGCGTTCTCCATGTTGATGACGGCCCCGCTGTTCATCGGGTGGTGGATCGCGGGAGCCCGCTACCTGATGGCCCACGACCCGACCATCGACACCAAATGGCGTCTGCGGGACTGGTTGCGGGCGGCGCGGGACGACCGGCTGCCGGGTCCGTGGCAGCTCTTCGTGACGGCGCCCGCGAGGTACCTGCGGCCCGGCCACCACCCGAATGACGAGGCGTCCACCGAGATGGCGATC
This genomic stretch from Mycobacterium paragordonae harbors:
- a CDS encoding metal-dependent hydrolase, whose amino-acid sequence is MPEVALHQEGHPKYRRMVRFDWSDTPLHWVPDDPFSTHMINVLHLLLPEGERHFIKAVLEASSLVDDPELEAAIKPFIQQESWHAWAHQVVLDHLAEQGIDTKPYTDRLGKTLSVSLGDPPKFFPRALRRWWLYRRLADVAALEHFTAIMGQWVLSNRGLDYADADPMMLDLLRWHGAEEVEHRSLVYDVYQHVCGSYAIRAFSMLMTAPLFIGWWIAGARYLMAHDPTIDTKWRLRDWLRAARDDRLPGPWQLFVTAPARYLRPGHHPNDEASTEMAIEYLEYSPVAKAARERARAQAERVDVR